One genomic segment of Candidatus Berkiella aquae includes these proteins:
- the lapB gene encoding lipopolysaccharide assembly protein LapB codes for MLELICLLLPIAAVSGWYIGRRSDSDPESLKGKLSADYYAGLNFLLNEQTDKAVDAFIRMLDESPDTVETTIALGNFFRRRGEVDRAIRIHQNLLSKSQLTSKQRSHILFELAQDYLRAGVLDRAESLLLELTNSFTEDLENSLRHLMDIYEREKEWEKAIEVAKRLEASSGQGCAREIAHYYCELAEASWSKGKIRIAFAHLKQALSSDKHCARASLIEGNFYKKLDKYKQALRAYQRIEYQDIAFLPEALLMITECYERLEDKEALGEYLHYLMQNGPSISIVLANAQQVKEKQGKEHAAAFLTRHMHQYPSMRGLKHLIEFHLGRVMGEVRNELLMLKSLVEQLIEKKPVYRCSSCGFSSRSLHWQCPSCREWAGVKPIQGIEGE; via the coding sequence ATGTTGGAACTTATTTGTTTATTACTACCTATCGCAGCAGTATCGGGATGGTACATCGGCCGACGTTCTGACAGTGATCCTGAATCACTCAAAGGTAAACTGAGTGCTGATTATTACGCTGGGCTTAATTTCTTATTAAATGAACAAACTGATAAAGCGGTTGATGCATTCATTCGAATGTTAGATGAATCACCCGATACAGTTGAAACCACCATTGCTCTGGGCAATTTTTTTCGTCGACGCGGTGAAGTGGATAGAGCTATCAGAATACACCAAAACTTATTAAGTAAATCCCAATTAACCTCCAAACAACGTTCCCATATCCTATTTGAATTAGCACAAGATTATCTGCGAGCTGGGGTATTAGACCGAGCTGAATCCCTTTTATTGGAGTTAACCAATTCTTTTACTGAAGATCTAGAAAATAGTTTGCGTCATTTGATGGATATTTATGAAAGAGAAAAAGAATGGGAAAAGGCCATTGAAGTTGCCAAACGTTTAGAGGCATCAAGCGGACAAGGTTGTGCCAGAGAAATAGCGCATTACTATTGTGAATTGGCAGAAGCTAGCTGGTCTAAAGGAAAAATCCGCATTGCATTTGCCCATTTAAAACAAGCTTTAAGTTCTGATAAACATTGCGCAAGAGCAAGCTTAATCGAAGGTAATTTCTATAAGAAACTTGATAAATATAAACAAGCCTTACGTGCCTATCAGCGTATAGAATATCAAGATATTGCTTTTTTACCTGAAGCATTATTAATGATTACGGAATGTTATGAACGCTTAGAAGATAAAGAAGCTTTAGGAGAATATTTGCATTACCTGATGCAAAATGGTCCCAGTATTTCTATTGTTCTGGCGAATGCACAGCAAGTAAAAGAAAAGCAAGGTAAAGAGCATGCCGCTGCATTTTTGACTCGTCATATGCATCAATACCCATCTATGCGAGGGCTTAAGCATTTAATTGAATTCCATTTAGGGCGGGTGATGGGTGAAGTCCGTAATGAATTACTCATGTTAAAATCGTTGGTTGAACAATTAATAGAAAAAAAGCCAGTCTATCGTTGTAGTAGCTGTGGTTTTTCGAGTCGATCGCTACATTGGCAGTGTCCAAGTTGTCGAGAGTGGGCGGGAGTAAAACCCATTCAAGGTATTGAGGGAGAATGA
- a CDS encoding lipopolysaccharide assembly protein LapA domain-containing protein, whose translation MRIISLLLTLLLIIVGIAFAALNAKAVEINYLIGQTELPLAALLLISLIVGILISVLLLGSSMIKLKTKNKWLESKVKRIQDS comes from the coding sequence ATGCGAATCATTAGCTTATTGTTAACCCTCCTACTTATTATCGTAGGGATCGCTTTTGCAGCATTGAATGCGAAAGCCGTTGAAATCAATTATCTAATCGGACAAACGGAGCTCCCTTTAGCTGCTCTGCTATTGATTTCTTTGATAGTTGGGATTTTGATAAGTGTTCTCTTGCTAGGAAGCAGTATGATTAAGTTAAAGACCAAAAATAAGTGGCTAGAGAGTAAAGTAAAACGCATTCAAGATTCATGA
- the rpsA gene encoding 30S ribosomal protein S1, whose translation MNATAHTESFAQLLEENLSKMAMEPGSIFDGLVLNINHEKGLVTIDTPFKSEGYIRLEEFLDKDGQLEIAVGDTVPVALEAIEDGYGETRLSRQKAKRQEAWKVLDKAYQEGKVVKGIIYGKVKGGFTVDINSIRAFLPGSLVDVRPVRDMSQLEGKELEFKVIKLDQKRNNVVVSRRSVVESENTQERDALLDGLQEGQVITGVVKNLTDYGAFVDLGGVDGLLHITDIAWKRVKHPSEVLTVGQEMQVKVLRFDRERMRVSLGLKQLGEDPWVGVARRYPEGTRVSGRITNIADYGCFVELEAGIEGLVHVSEMDWTNRNIHPSKIVSPGEEVEVMVLDIDEERRRISLGLKQCKASPWDAFAATHNKGDKIVGKIKSITDFGIFIGLDGGIDGLVHLSDISWNTPGEEAVQSYKKGDEVEAIVLSVDPERERISLGIKQLLADPYSNYLAEHAKGTVLTGKVTEVDAKGAKILLADGVEGYLRSSELARDRVEDARSVLTVGEEVEAKFVGVDRKNRTILLSVKAKESQEEADALRDYSKGGDQGGNATTLGDLLKEHMRDKDDE comes from the coding sequence ATGAATGCAACTGCCCACACTGAAAGTTTTGCCCAACTCCTAGAAGAAAATTTATCCAAAATGGCGATGGAGCCTGGTTCCATTTTTGATGGATTGGTTTTAAACATCAATCATGAAAAAGGCCTTGTAACTATCGATACCCCATTCAAATCTGAAGGGTATATCCGATTAGAAGAATTCTTAGATAAAGACGGTCAATTAGAAATTGCCGTTGGCGATACCGTACCTGTTGCTTTAGAAGCAATTGAAGATGGTTACGGTGAAACACGTCTTTCCAGACAAAAAGCAAAACGCCAAGAAGCTTGGAAAGTATTAGATAAAGCTTACCAAGAAGGTAAAGTGGTCAAGGGTATTATCTACGGTAAAGTCAAAGGTGGTTTCACGGTTGATATCAATTCTATTCGTGCATTCTTACCCGGTTCACTCGTTGACGTACGTCCTGTCAGAGATATGAGCCAATTGGAAGGTAAAGAGCTTGAATTTAAAGTAATCAAGTTAGATCAAAAGAGAAACAACGTTGTCGTTTCCAGACGTTCTGTTGTTGAATCAGAAAATACACAAGAAAGAGATGCATTATTAGATGGCTTGCAAGAAGGTCAAGTGATCACCGGTGTGGTTAAAAACCTCACTGATTATGGTGCATTCGTTGATTTGGGTGGTGTTGATGGTTTATTACATATCACCGATATCGCGTGGAAACGTGTTAAGCACCCAAGTGAAGTATTAACCGTTGGTCAAGAAATGCAAGTAAAAGTATTACGTTTTGATCGTGAACGTATGCGCGTTTCACTTGGCTTGAAACAGTTAGGCGAAGATCCATGGGTAGGTGTTGCACGTCGTTACCCAGAAGGAACTCGTGTTAGCGGTCGTATCACCAACATTGCAGATTATGGTTGCTTTGTTGAATTAGAAGCAGGTATTGAAGGTTTAGTACACGTTTCTGAAATGGATTGGACCAATCGCAACATTCATCCTTCTAAGATTGTTTCACCTGGTGAAGAAGTCGAAGTGATGGTATTGGATATCGACGAAGAACGTCGTCGAATTTCCTTAGGCCTTAAGCAGTGCAAAGCATCACCTTGGGACGCTTTTGCTGCAACCCACAATAAAGGCGACAAAATTGTTGGTAAAATTAAATCTATCACCGATTTTGGTATCTTCATTGGCTTAGACGGCGGCATTGATGGCTTAGTACACTTATCCGATATTTCTTGGAACACACCTGGCGAAGAAGCGGTTCAAAGCTACAAAAAGGGTGATGAAGTTGAAGCGATTGTACTGTCTGTTGATCCTGAACGTGAGCGTATTTCACTCGGTATCAAGCAATTACTCGCTGATCCTTACTCCAACTACTTAGCAGAACATGCTAAAGGGACTGTGCTCACCGGTAAAGTAACGGAAGTTGATGCTAAAGGGGCGAAAATCCTGTTAGCAGATGGCGTAGAAGGTTATTTACGTTCTTCAGAACTGGCTCGTGATCGTGTAGAAGATGCGCGTTCTGTGCTGACCGTTGGCGAAGAAGTAGAAGCTAAATTTGTTGGTGTTGATCGTAAAAATCGCACAATCTTGTTATCCGTTAAAGCGAAAGAGTCACAAGAAGAAGCAGATGCTTTACGTGACTATTCCAAAGGCGGCGATCAAGGTGGCAACGCAACTACTTTGGGTGACTTGCTCAAAGAACATATGCGTGATAAAGACGACGAATAA
- the cmk gene encoding (d)CMP kinase, which translates to MSSKVPVITVDGPSGGGKGTLSLMLAKKLGWHFLDSGALYRVLALAAIRHSVALDNHEALAVLAAHLDVIFKHDPQEILLEGQIVTMAIRTEECGGAASQVAAIPAVRTALLERQRAFLEAPGLVADGRDMGTVIFPAADLKIFLEATALERAKRRQLQLKQQGIDVSLDGLFVEIEKRDERDKQRSVSPLVPAHDAIVIDTTQMPIEKVFETVMAHVNERISIKT; encoded by the coding sequence ATGAGTAGTAAAGTACCTGTTATTACCGTCGATGGCCCAAGTGGTGGCGGCAAAGGGACATTAAGTCTGATGCTAGCAAAGAAGCTAGGTTGGCACTTCTTAGACAGTGGAGCGCTATATCGCGTATTAGCACTGGCAGCCATTCGCCATAGTGTCGCGCTTGATAATCATGAAGCTTTAGCCGTATTAGCCGCGCATTTAGATGTCATATTTAAACATGATCCCCAAGAAATTTTATTAGAAGGTCAAATTGTGACGATGGCGATTCGTACCGAAGAGTGTGGTGGAGCCGCTTCTCAAGTGGCTGCTATTCCTGCTGTTCGTACTGCTTTATTAGAAAGGCAACGGGCTTTTTTGGAAGCTCCGGGATTAGTCGCAGATGGTCGTGATATGGGGACGGTTATCTTTCCTGCAGCTGATTTGAAAATCTTTTTAGAAGCGACGGCTTTAGAAAGAGCCAAACGGCGCCAGTTACAGTTGAAACAGCAGGGTATAGATGTTAGCCTTGATGGTCTTTTTGTCGAGATAGAAAAGCGTGATGAGCGAGATAAGCAACGAAGCGTTTCGCCGCTTGTTCCAGCCCATGATGCCATTGTTATTGATACCACGCAAATGCCGATAGAAAAGGTATTTGAGACGGTCATGGCTCATGTGAATGAAAGAATCTCAATAAAAACATAA
- the aroA gene encoding 3-phosphoshikimate 1-carboxyvinyltransferase → MMYLVVSPGGTLRGETTIPGDKSISHRALILGALAQGPTIIEGFLASEDCLATLNILQLLGVNITWQNTQLIVNGQGLDALREPLDVLDCGNSGTSMRLLAGLLSAQPFASTLVGDQSLSKRPMARVVSPLSQMGAKIVGHVAPLIIKPCDGLQAIRYEMPVASAQVKSCLLLAGLYANGETIITEKVASRDHTERLLRYLGADITTQKNQIRLNPQAILNGKALSIPADISSAAFFIAGASATPGAHILLKGIGINPTRMGLIHILQAMGAEITLHEKRYAGFEPIADIEVKGITLQGIEVPEKWVVSAIDEFPVLFIAAAFAQGETRFSGLAELRHKETDRIAMMAAGMEKLGVTLAILPDGIIIRGSKITGGIVDSGGDHRIAMAFAIAALQASEPITVQHAQHIATSFPSFCDIANLLGLSMIQEDNHE, encoded by the coding sequence ATAATGTATTTGGTTGTAAGCCCTGGTGGCACCCTACGTGGTGAAACCACCATTCCAGGTGATAAATCGATTTCTCATCGCGCCCTGATTCTAGGGGCTTTAGCACAAGGTCCCACCATCATTGAAGGCTTTTTAGCCAGCGAAGATTGTTTAGCAACTTTAAATATATTGCAGTTACTGGGCGTTAATATCACATGGCAAAACACTCAATTAATTGTCAATGGGCAGGGGCTTGACGCTTTGCGTGAACCCCTTGATGTACTGGATTGCGGTAATTCTGGAACCAGTATGCGTCTGCTGGCAGGGCTTTTAAGTGCGCAACCTTTTGCAAGCACCCTCGTAGGTGATCAATCCCTTTCAAAACGACCCATGGCAAGAGTGGTATCGCCCCTCTCGCAAATGGGCGCAAAGATAGTGGGCCATGTTGCGCCATTAATCATCAAACCTTGTGATGGTTTACAAGCCATTCGTTATGAAATGCCTGTTGCCAGTGCACAAGTAAAATCTTGTTTATTATTGGCAGGACTTTATGCAAATGGGGAAACGATTATCACTGAAAAAGTGGCTAGTCGGGATCACACTGAGCGCTTATTACGCTATTTAGGCGCCGATATTACCACACAAAAAAATCAAATTAGATTAAATCCGCAAGCTATCTTAAATGGTAAAGCACTTTCCATTCCTGCAGATATTTCTTCGGCTGCATTTTTTATTGCGGGTGCAAGCGCAACCCCTGGTGCACATATTCTTTTAAAAGGAATTGGGATCAATCCAACCAGAATGGGGTTGATTCATATTTTGCAAGCCATGGGCGCAGAGATTACCTTGCATGAAAAGCGTTATGCAGGCTTTGAACCGATTGCGGATATTGAAGTAAAAGGGATCACATTGCAGGGAATAGAGGTTCCTGAAAAGTGGGTTGTGAGTGCAATTGATGAGTTTCCTGTCTTGTTTATCGCGGCGGCATTTGCGCAAGGAGAAACCCGTTTTTCAGGTTTGGCGGAATTACGTCATAAAGAGACGGACAGAATCGCGATGATGGCAGCGGGAATGGAAAAATTGGGGGTAACACTTGCCATCTTGCCGGATGGGATTATTATACGAGGCAGTAAAATAACCGGTGGCATTGTCGACAGTGGAGGTGATCATCGTATTGCGATGGCCTTTGCGATTGCAGCATTACAAGCAAGTGAACCCATCACTGTCCAACATGCGCAGCACATTGCAACCTCCTTTCCATCATTTTGCGACATTGCCAACCTTTTAGGGTTAAGCATGATACAAGAGGATAACCATGAGTAG
- the serC gene encoding 3-phosphoserine/phosphohydroxythreonine transaminase has protein sequence MTTTNNSAPLYNFGAGPACLPQAVLAQIREDIPNWYEGMSIMEISHRLPVVMKLTEKIEANLRTLLAIPEEFAVLFMHGGARTQFSAVPLNLLNGAAEADYIVTGHWSNLALKDASAYCKAECVASTSEGQFTSLPSHYRFTEASPYIHYTDNETIHGVEFATPPEADKWLVSDMTSNILTKSLDFSRYGLIYASAQKNLGIAGITVVIVRKSLLGKAHPFTPPTLNYELCFQNHSMINTPPVFSWYVLGLVVDWALQMGGLTAITKQVAEKAKLLYELIDASDFYHNPVAIEARSRINIPFRLPSEMQESLFLAEAEKNGLKQLKGHKVVGGCRASFYNAMPIEGVKALVDFMRYFEKAHG, from the coding sequence GTGACGACAACGAATAACTCAGCACCATTGTATAATTTCGGTGCAGGCCCTGCTTGCTTACCGCAAGCAGTTTTAGCACAAATTCGTGAAGACATACCCAATTGGTACGAGGGTATGTCTATCATGGAAATCAGCCATCGTTTGCCGGTGGTGATGAAATTAACTGAGAAAATTGAAGCCAATTTGCGTACGTTGTTAGCCATTCCTGAAGAATTTGCGGTTTTATTCATGCATGGGGGCGCAAGAACCCAATTTTCAGCAGTGCCGCTGAATTTGTTGAATGGTGCAGCTGAGGCTGATTACATTGTCACCGGGCACTGGTCCAATCTCGCTTTAAAGGACGCATCTGCTTACTGTAAAGCAGAATGTGTTGCGAGCACTAGCGAAGGACAGTTTACCTCTTTGCCATCGCATTATCGCTTCACGGAAGCTTCGCCTTATATTCACTACACCGATAATGAAACGATTCATGGGGTTGAGTTTGCAACGCCGCCTGAAGCGGATAAATGGCTTGTGAGTGATATGACCTCTAATATTCTCACTAAATCTCTCGATTTTTCTCGTTATGGCCTGATTTATGCCAGTGCACAAAAGAATTTAGGGATTGCAGGTATTACTGTTGTGATTGTACGCAAGTCACTCTTAGGTAAGGCGCATCCCTTTACTCCACCAACGTTAAATTATGAGCTGTGCTTCCAGAATCATTCGATGATCAATACCCCACCGGTATTTTCTTGGTATGTGTTGGGATTAGTCGTGGACTGGGCTTTGCAAATGGGAGGCTTAACAGCCATTACCAAACAAGTTGCGGAGAAAGCCAAGCTTCTTTATGAGTTAATTGATGCCAGCGATTTTTACCACAATCCGGTTGCTATTGAGGCACGCTCACGAATCAATATTCCTTTTCGTCTTCCTTCAGAAATGCAAGAAAGCTTATTTTTAGCGGAAGCTGAGAAAAACGGTTTAAAACAGCTCAAAGGCCATAAAGTGGTTGGCGGATGCCGAGCTAGCTTTTATAATGCGATGCCTATTGAAGGGGTAAAAGCCTTGGTCGATTTTATGCGTTATTTTGAAAAAGCACATGGTTAA
- the gyrA gene encoding DNA gyrase subunit A, producing MTELAKEVHPVNIEDELKQSYLDYAMSVIVGRALPDVRDGLKPVHRRVLFAMSELGNEWNKPYKKSARVVGDVIGKYHPHGDTAVYDTIVRMAQPFSMRYLLVDGQGNFGSVDGDSAAAMRYTEVRMSRFAHELLKDLDKETVDFVPNYDETEFAPSVLPTRVPNLLVNGASGIAVGMATNIPPHNLKEVISGCLALIDNPDITIDELLHHIPGPDFPTRAMINGRSGIIDAYRTGRGRIYVRARTEIEDNDGRQSIIITELPYQVNKAKLVEKIAELVKDKKIEGISNLRDESDKDGMRVVIELKRNEVAEVILNNLYAQTPMQSVFGINMVALVDNQPRTLNLKQIIECFIRHRRVVVNRRTTYELRKARERAHILEGWSVALANVDEIIQLIKASKTPHEAKDQLIAKAWPPGTVSAMLAQAGADASKPEELSIELGLSAQGYRLSEVQAQAILDLKLQRLTGLEQDKIFKEYEDILKDIAGLIEILVNPNRLMEVIRQELTESRDQFGDERRTEIIATMQDLSNEDLISEEMRVVTISHQGYVKTQPLDAYAAQHRGGRGKAATSVKDEDYVDQLLVANTHDTILCFSSKGKVYWLKVYQLPLGSRNSLGKPIINLIPSLESNERISAILPLREFTDSDTHCVVMATAQGVIKKVNISEFSRPRSSGIIAVDLDENDELVGAETTDGDRDIMLFTNSGKAVRFHENTVRCMGRIARGVRGVKLQEGQRVISLIVVKSDCTILIATENGYGKRTPVSDFPVKGRGGQGVIAIQTTERNGNVIGAVQVENNDEIMLITDGGTLVRTRVDEISVVGRNTQGVTLIQLSNEEKLVGLQRILEVEAKKGSDEQNEEVEGTDTALPDTEVEESDDNE from the coding sequence GTGACAGAGCTCGCAAAAGAAGTTCATCCAGTCAATATCGAAGATGAACTCAAGCAATCGTATCTTGATTATGCCATGAGCGTTATTGTCGGGCGAGCGTTGCCTGACGTGCGAGATGGTTTGAAACCCGTGCATCGCCGAGTCCTCTTTGCCATGTCAGAGCTTGGCAATGAATGGAATAAACCCTATAAAAAATCGGCTCGTGTGGTCGGTGACGTTATCGGTAAATACCATCCCCATGGCGACACGGCAGTCTATGACACCATCGTTCGTATGGCGCAGCCCTTCTCAATGCGCTATTTGCTAGTAGACGGTCAGGGTAACTTCGGTTCGGTTGACGGCGATTCAGCCGCAGCGATGCGATACACCGAAGTGCGTATGTCACGTTTTGCGCATGAATTGCTGAAAGATCTTGATAAAGAAACGGTTGATTTTGTCCCGAACTATGACGAGACCGAATTTGCTCCTTCGGTATTGCCGACTCGGGTCCCTAACTTGCTGGTTAACGGGGCCTCAGGGATTGCGGTGGGGATGGCAACGAATATCCCACCTCATAACTTAAAAGAAGTGATTTCAGGGTGCTTAGCTTTAATTGATAATCCCGATATCACGATTGATGAATTGCTTCATCATATTCCGGGCCCTGATTTCCCAACACGCGCCATGATTAATGGACGTTCAGGCATTATTGATGCTTATCGAACTGGGCGTGGTCGAATTTATGTGCGTGCACGAACTGAAATTGAAGATAATGACGGTCGTCAATCTATCATCATTACTGAATTACCTTATCAAGTTAACAAGGCTAAGCTCGTTGAAAAAATTGCGGAATTAGTCAAAGACAAAAAAATTGAAGGTATTTCAAATTTACGAGATGAATCCGATAAAGACGGTATGCGCGTTGTTATTGAATTAAAACGTAATGAAGTGGCAGAAGTCATTCTTAATAATCTTTATGCCCAAACGCCAATGCAAAGTGTCTTTGGCATCAATATGGTGGCATTAGTTGACAACCAACCTCGCACCTTGAACCTAAAACAAATTATCGAATGCTTTATTCGTCACCGTCGCGTGGTGGTTAATCGTCGTACCACCTATGAATTACGCAAAGCAAGGGAAAGAGCCCATATTTTAGAGGGTTGGAGTGTTGCGCTTGCTAACGTTGATGAAATTATTCAATTGATTAAAGCGTCTAAAACGCCGCATGAAGCAAAAGATCAATTAATTGCCAAAGCATGGCCACCCGGCACGGTAAGTGCGATGTTAGCGCAAGCAGGGGCAGATGCTTCTAAACCCGAAGAGCTATCCATAGAATTAGGATTAAGCGCGCAAGGTTATCGACTCTCTGAAGTGCAAGCACAAGCTATTTTAGATTTAAAACTGCAACGCTTAACGGGGCTTGAACAAGATAAAATTTTTAAAGAATATGAAGATATTTTAAAAGATATTGCTGGTTTAATTGAGATTTTAGTGAATCCAAACCGTCTGATGGAAGTCATCCGTCAAGAACTGACAGAATCACGCGATCAATTTGGTGATGAGCGTCGTACAGAAATTATTGCGACAATGCAAGATTTATCCAATGAAGATCTTATTTCAGAAGAAATGCGAGTTGTGACAATATCGCATCAAGGGTATGTGAAAACCCAACCGCTAGATGCTTATGCTGCCCAGCATCGGGGTGGTCGAGGAAAAGCGGCAACCAGCGTTAAAGATGAAGATTACGTTGACCAGTTGTTAGTAGCGAATACACATGACACGATTCTTTGCTTCTCCAGTAAAGGTAAAGTGTATTGGTTGAAGGTCTATCAATTACCTTTAGGATCGCGAAATTCTCTGGGTAAACCGATTATCAACTTAATTCCTTCATTAGAATCTAACGAAAGAATTAGTGCTATTTTACCATTGCGTGAATTTACCGATTCAGATACCCATTGTGTGGTGATGGCAACAGCGCAAGGCGTTATTAAAAAGGTTAATATTTCAGAATTTTCTCGTCCAAGAAGTTCAGGCATTATTGCCGTTGATTTAGACGAAAATGATGAATTAGTCGGTGCTGAAACAACCGATGGCGATCGCGATATCATGTTATTTACCAACTCAGGAAAAGCCGTACGTTTCCATGAAAACACCGTAAGATGCATGGGACGAATTGCAAGAGGGGTTCGCGGGGTCAAATTACAAGAAGGTCAACGTGTTATTTCGTTAATTGTGGTTAAAAGCGATTGCACCATTTTAATTGCGACAGAAAATGGTTATGGCAAACGTACACCCGTTAGCGATTTCCCTGTGAAGGGTCGCGGTGGTCAAGGCGTTATCGCGATTCAGACAACAGAACGTAATGGTAATGTGATTGGTGCGGTACAAGTCGAAAATAATGACGAAATCATGCTCATTACTGATGGCGGCACGCTGGTGCGTACGCGGGTTGATGAGATTTCGGTTGTCGGACGCAACACCCAAGGCGTGACATTAATTCAATTAAGCAATGAAGAAAAATTAGTTGGATTACAGCGTATCCTTGAAGTGGAAGCGAAAAAAGGATCCGATGAACAGAATGAAGAGGTAGAAGGTACCGATACCGCTTTGCCAGATACGGAAGTTGAAGAAAGTGACGACAACGAATAA
- the ubiG gene encoding bifunctional 2-polyprenyl-6-hydroxyphenol methylase/3-demethylubiquinol 3-O-methyltransferase UbiG, which translates to MNVDPQEILKFDDMASYWWDPEGPCKPLHDINPLRLQFIQTHTHLHQKNVLDLGCGGGILTESLSTFSGKVTGLDQSAQVLAAAKAHAVHLPQPPTYVERTAEDFAQEHPSTFDVITCMEMLEHVPSPLSILEACHTLLKPGGDLFLSTLNRTPKSFLFAIVGAEYLLKMLPKGTHDYKHFIRPSELSNWAQSKGFRLKSMKGIEYQLLTRTFRLSSDVSVNYLMHLQKDN; encoded by the coding sequence ATGAACGTCGATCCACAAGAAATTCTAAAATTTGACGATATGGCAAGCTATTGGTGGGACCCAGAAGGCCCCTGTAAACCATTGCATGATATCAACCCTTTGCGTTTGCAGTTTATTCAGACCCATACCCACCTCCATCAGAAAAATGTACTCGATCTCGGGTGCGGTGGTGGTATTCTAACTGAATCTCTAAGTACTTTTAGTGGTAAGGTCACAGGTCTTGATCAATCCGCGCAAGTATTAGCTGCCGCAAAAGCACATGCTGTCCATTTACCTCAGCCACCGACTTATGTTGAACGAACGGCAGAAGATTTTGCCCAAGAGCACCCCAGTACATTTGATGTAATTACTTGTATGGAGATGCTTGAGCATGTTCCTTCTCCCCTTTCTATCTTGGAAGCATGCCATACCTTATTAAAACCCGGTGGCGACTTATTTTTGTCTACCCTTAATCGCACACCAAAATCCTTTTTATTTGCCATTGTTGGCGCAGAATATCTCTTAAAGATGCTTCCCAAAGGGACGCATGATTACAAGCACTTTATCCGTCCCAGTGAGCTTAGCAACTGGGCGCAAAGTAAAGGCTTTCGCCTAAAATCAATGAAAGGGATCGAATATCAACTACTGACTCGAACTTTCCGCTTATCAAGCGATGTTTCCGTCAATTATTTAATGCATTTGCAAAAGGATAACTAA
- a CDS encoding HAD-IA family hydrolase — translation MGAPIEAILFDLDGTLLDTAPEFTHCLNVLLAQEGLPSVIESHVRSTVSYGAKGMIEFGFNITEHDPRFTDLKNRFLALYAKEIGFQTHFFPGIVKLLARLQTLCLPWGIVTNKPACFTFALLEKFSPLAKAGCVIAGDTLSTQKPDPAPLLLACQQLAVSPKNCWYIGDAKTDQEASHSAGMRCAIANYGYIPPSENALNWHADHYLAHASEIEMLLGPVL, via the coding sequence ATGGGCGCACCTATCGAAGCCATCTTATTTGATCTCGATGGAACGTTATTGGATACGGCGCCTGAATTTACCCATTGCCTTAATGTGCTCTTAGCACAAGAAGGCCTGCCAAGTGTTATTGAATCACACGTTCGTAGCACCGTGTCTTACGGTGCCAAAGGCATGATTGAGTTTGGATTTAACATTACAGAACACGATCCTCGCTTTACTGACTTAAAGAATCGTTTTCTGGCGCTTTACGCTAAAGAGATTGGATTTCAAACACACTTTTTTCCTGGGATTGTCAAATTGTTAGCGCGTTTGCAAACCCTTTGCTTACCCTGGGGCATTGTCACCAACAAGCCAGCTTGCTTCACATTTGCACTGTTAGAAAAATTTTCTCCGCTGGCCAAAGCGGGCTGTGTGATTGCAGGCGATACCCTCAGCACGCAAAAACCCGATCCTGCGCCATTGCTATTAGCCTGCCAACAATTGGCTGTCTCTCCCAAAAACTGTTGGTACATTGGCGATGCCAAAACCGATCAAGAAGCAAGTCACAGCGCGGGAATGCGTTGTGCGATTGCCAATTACGGCTATATCCCACCCTCTGAGAATGCACTCAATTGGCATGCCGATCATTATCTAGCCCATGCCAGCGAGATTGAAATGTTGCTAGGGCCCGTGCTATAG